The following proteins come from a genomic window of Pleuronectes platessa chromosome 2, fPlePla1.1, whole genome shotgun sequence:
- the si:dkey-43k4.5 gene encoding potassium voltage-gated channel subfamily S member 2 translates to MVKENVPRWVHRDSDEGLIHVNVGGLKRSLCSTTLKKFPDTRLGKLLSCDSEEDILQVCDDYDVQQKEFYFDRNPGLFPYVLHFYQTGKLHIMDELCVFSFSQEIEYWGINEFFLDSCCSYRYHDRKLESSRHRSWDDESDVSSIDTSVDEISDMNRDMQHFQVVRCGNFRRCLWLTLENPGYSVPSKLFSLLSIAVVLTSITIMCINSIPEYQVFDSEGKLMEDPTMQVVEVFCSCWFTFEVVTRLLLAPNRKKFFHQPLNIIDMVSVVPIYITLLFDLTLGSESELGDLGRLIQVLRLTRIFRVLKLARHSTGLRSLGATLRHSYREVGILLLYLAVGVSVFSGIAYTAEYEEDVGLDTIPACWWWGTVSMTTVGYGDVVPVTVAGKLAASGCILGGTLVVALPITIIFNKFSHFYRKQKALEASVRNNNRRRMRMSCEHETEDEEEEEEEEEGSDGDSQCLDDDDIDDIEEDDDIDHEDEGGVINYSYVEHPSYTSILRRKELRQV, encoded by the exons ATGGTGAAGGAGAACGTGCCCCGCTGGGTCCACCGGGACTCGGACGAGGGTCTGATCCATGTGAACGTCGGAGGCCTGAAGAGGAGCCTGTGCTCCACCACGCTGAAGAAGTTCCCAGACACCAGACTGGGAAAACTGCTGTCATGTGACTCGGAGGAGGACATTCTGCAG GTGTGTGACGACTACGACGTGCAGCAGAAggagttttattttgacaggaaTCCCGGCCTGTTCCCGTACGTCCTCCACTTCTACCAGACGGGGAAGCTTCACATCATGGACGAGCTGTGCGTCTTCTCCTTCAG TCAGGAGATTGAGTACTGGGGCATCAATGAGTTCTTCCTGGACAGCTGCTGTAGTTACCGCTACCACGACCGCAAACTGGAGAGCAGCCGCCATCGCAGCTGGGACGACGAGAGCGACGTCAGCAGCATCGACACGTCTGTGGACGAGATCTCGGACATGAACAG AGACATGCAGCACTTCCAGGTGGTGCGCTGTGGGAACTTCAGGAGGTGTCTGTGGCTGACGCTGGAGAACCCAGGATACTCTGTCCCCAGCAAACTCTTCAGCCTGCTGTCCATCGCTGTGGTGctcacctccatcaccatcatgtGCATCAACAGCATCCCCGAGTATCAG GTGTTTGACTCTGAGGGGAAACTGATGGAGGACCCCACCATGCAGGTGGTGGAggtgttctgcagctgctggttcaCCTTCGAG GTGGTGACGCGGCTGCTGCTCGCTCCGAACAGGAAGAAGTTCTTCCATCAGCCTCTGAACATCATTGACATGGTGTCTGTGGTTCCCATCTACATCACGCTCCTCTTCGACCTGACGCTGGGATCCGAGTCCGAGCTGGGAGACCTGGGACGACTCATTCAG GTCCTCAGGCTGACGAGGATCTTCAGGGTGTTGAAGTTGGCCCGACACTCGACCGGACTGAGGTCCCTGGGAGCGACGCTTCGG CACAGTTATCGTGAGGTGGGGATTCTGCTGCTCTATCTGGCTGTCGGAGTTTCCGTCTTCTCTGGAATCGCTTACACGGCAGAATACGAAGAG GACGTGGGTCTGGACACCATCCCCGCCTGCTGGTGGTGGGGGACGGTGAGCATGACCACGGTGGGGTACGGAGATGTGGTGCCCGTCACGGTGGCCGGGAAACTGGCGGCCAGCGGCTGCATTCTGGGCGGCACGCTGGTGGTGGCGCTGcccatcaccatcatcttcaaCAAGTTCTCCCACTTCTACCGGAAACAGAAAGCTCTGGAGGCGTCGGTGAGGAACAACAACCGccggaggatgaggatgagctGCGAGCACGAgacggaggacgaggaggaggaagaggaggaggaggaagggtcgGACGGGGACAGCCAGTGTTTGGACGACGATGACATCGACGATATCGAGGAGGACGATGATATCGATCATGAGGATGAAGGAGGTGTCATCAATTACAGCTACGTGGAGCATCCGTCCTACACGTCCAtcctgaggaggaaggagctgcGTCAGGTGTGA